The Synechocystis sp. PCC 6714 genome includes the window TGTTTCCCGGGGTAAGCCAGCCAAATTAAAAGTGATGATTTCTGACCAAACCCCTGAACCTCAATTTAAATCCCGTTACGACAACGAACCCTGGGTAAAAAAATGGATTGACATGGCAATTCGCATCGAGGGCACCAACAAAACTTTCGGTGTCCATGCTGCTGGGGTGGTAATTTCATCAGAACCACTGGATCAAATTGTCCCGTTGCAAAAAAATAATGATGGGGCTGTAATTACCCAATATTACATGGAAGACGTGGAAGCCATGGGTCTTTTGAAAATGGACTTTTTGGGCTTGAAAAACTTGACCACATTGCAACGGGCAGTGGAGTTGATAGCAGAAAATAAGGGAGTGCAACTGGATTTAGACGATTTGCCCTTACAGGAGCGTAAAGCCCTGCAAATTCGAGCTCGCAATGGTTCTAAAAAGTTACCTGATGACGTTAAACAAACCCACAAATTATTGGAAGCGGGGGATTTGGAGGGGATTTTTCAGTTGGAATCCCAAGGCATGAAACAAATTGTGCGGGATCTCAAACCTTCGGGCATTGAAGATATTTCCTCCATTCTAGCTTTGTATCGCCCTGGACCATTGGATGCGGGACTAATTCCCATCTTTATTAATCGTAAACACGGTCGGGAAGAAATTTCCTATCAACATAAACTTTTAGAACCAATTTTGAATGAGACCTACGGTGTTCTGGTCTACCAAGAGCAAATCATGAAAATGGCTCAGGATTTGGCTGGTTATTCCCTAGGGGAAGCGGATCTACTGCGGCGAGCCATGGGAAAAAAGAAAGCTGAAGAAATGCAAAAACATCGGGCGAAATTTGTCGACGGTTCCACTAAAAATGGAGTTCCTTCCCGCATAGCTGAAAATTTGTTTGACCAAATGGTTAAGTTTGCGGAATATTGCCTCAGCTTTGACGCCGAAATTTTAACCGTTGAATACGGTCCATTATCCATTGGTAAAATTGTTGGCGAAGAAATTAATTGTTCTGTGTACAGCGTTGATCCCCAGGGTCGGATTTATACCCAGGCGATCGCCCAATGGCATGACCGGGGAGTGCAGGAAGTGTTTGAATATGAATTGGAAGATGGTTCGGTGATTCGGGCTACCCCTGACCACCGTTTTTTGACTACCGATTATGAACTATTGGCGATCGAGGAAATTTTTGCCCGGCAAATGGATTTGCTAACCTTAACGAACCTCAAGCTTGAAAATCTGGCTACTTTGCCCATTACGTCAGGGTAATTTCAAACTAATAATTGTTGATACTGATTGAAATATTGACGGTAAACAGCGGCGGTAACGGCAATGGTGCTGAGGGTATTGGTCAACAAAATTAAGAACATAATTAAAATCTGATAGACCGAGGCATTGAGGGGATCACCCCCGGCCAACACTTGCCCCGTTAACATCCCTGGCAAACTGACCAAACCCACCACCATCATTTGGTTAATGGTGGGAATCAAACTGGCACGAATGGCATCTCGACGGTAATTGGCGATCGCCTGCCCAGGGCTGGCCCCCAAACAAAGGTGGGTTTCAATTTCCCGAGGATTTTGTTGAATAGCACTGGCTAGCCTTTCGCCGGCTAAAGAGGCACTGTTCATGGTTTGTCCCAAAATCATCCCCGTCAAAGGAATCAGATATTGGGGGGAATACCATTGGGGAGGTTGAATAATCACTACCAGGGCGTAACCCAAACTAATGGCAGTGCTAGCCCCCAAAGAAAGCCAGAGCCAGCCGAATAGGGATTGACTCCGGGGATTAATGCGGTTTCTGGCCACCACAGCGGCAATGGTTAACATAATGGCCAGTACCAGCAGCACTGCCCCAGCATTATCTAGGGAAAAAACCACCGCCAGAAAATAGCCCACCACAATCAGTTGCAGAATGGTGCGCCCTCCGGCCCAGAGCAGTTGCCCTGTTAAATTTAGCCCCTGCCATTGCAACAGGGCGATCGCCGTGCCCAGCAGTCCCAACATCCAACCAATATCGGCCCAATCCAACTCGATTAAGGCATGTTCCATGGCCTTTTTCCACTTATTCCCTGAGCTACAACAATCCTAAATTTTTCAATGCATCCAGAGCCGCCTGTTTGGTGGCCATTTGTTTACTAGGGCCAGAACCCTTTCCTTGGACTTTGCCAGACACACTAACAGTGAAAGTAAATTCCCGGGCATGGGGAGGGCCTGCGGTATCGATCAGTGTGTATTCCGGTAACTGTTTGGTTTTCTCCAAAGCCCATTGTTGCAGCATATTTTTTATGTCCACCGTAGGGGAGGGTTTTGGCGATCGCCCGTCCTGGCTTTGTTCCCACTGTTCCAAAATGGGAATAAATAGCTCTTCAACAAAATCCCTCACAGTTTCCAAACCAGCATCCAGGAAAGAAGCCCCCAACCAAGACTCAAACACGTCCGCTAGTATGGAGGGATTATCCTGGCCGTCATCCCTTGCTAAACTGCGGCTTAGGCGAATTTCTGGGCCAATTTCCAAAAATCTGGCCAGATAAGCTAGCTGATTTTGGTTAACCAACTGGGCCCGTAAACGACTCAGCTCTGCCTCCGTAAAATGAGGGTAACGTTCAAAGAGAATCTGTCCCACTAAAAAGCCCAGCACCGCATCACCAAGAAACTCCAACCGATCATAGGAAGGAGTACCTGGATGTTCGTTGCTATAGGAGCCATGGGTCAGGGCCTCTAGCTTTAACTGGGGATCCCCAATGGCAGGTAAATCAGGATGGTTCACACGCCCCGTTCAATGGATCTTTCTGCTTGGGTAAATTCTAGTTGTAGACGCTTTTTCAACTTTTCGGGAATGGGGCGAGCACCATAGGAGGTGTAATAGCCAGCTAAGGAGTTGAGGGCCGTTTGCATGGTGGTGAAAGATTTCAGTCCACCGGCATTACCCTTGCGGCGGTAACGGGAAATGTAATCGTTAATTTGGGCCCGGGCAGTGTCCTGTAATTCCTGACGATTGGGGGCATCCTGGGGCAGATCAACTGCTTCCCGCAGAGTAGCAATAACAGTTAGGGTATCTTGGCTATAGTTGCCGGTGAGTCCTGTGCCACTGTCGCAGGCCGTCAGACCGATCGTCACTACTAAAACTAAAGCTAACAGCCGTGACAACTGATTTTTTAAAAAGGACATCACTGGGGGTTCCCTCGCTGGAATATTACTAGATTTTGCAGCTGAACTACCCCTCCCTGTTAAATCCAGGAAGGAGCTTCCTATCCAAAGAATCACTTTCCATTCCGAAAAATAGTAAGCCTTAGATTCTGCTGATAGGCGGACTCCCCAGTTCCTGAGGACAAAACCACGGTTACAAAAATATTTCGCTGTTTATTTAGCTTAGTTTTCGCTGTCCGTTGCCGTGTTAACAAGGTCACTTTATCAAAAATCGAAGCTAAGTCGCAAGGCACATCCCGCCCTCTGCTTCTCCCAGTAAACCAGCCTGTGGGGAGGGGGACTTCCCACAACATAATTTTGTTAAATTTTTGTTAAATTCTCTGACGGGTTCAACCCTGATCTGTGGATATGTTGAAAAGCTTGGCGGGAGTGGTGCTAAACTCGCTCCGTTGGGGTAATGGGGGGAATCTCCATTAAGCTAGCCCTATATTGGGGAAATTCTCCCATAAGCTTTTCGAGGTGGCGACTATCAAAATTTTCCAATGCTTTGATGATTTCATGCCCGTAGGCCTCTAAGCCATCCCAATGGTGTTCTTTTCCCAGCTTCCTGAGGCGATCGCCAAAGTTTCTGAGTTGTCGGGAAATGAGTGTGTGGCGCAGACTTTGCCAAATTTCGTTTTCCTGCTCTGTCAACAGGGAAATTAATTGTTCCCGCTGGCCTGGGGTCAGTAGGGGTACGGCGGTGGGTTGGGTCAACAGGGCGTTATCGATGCTTTCCGGAAAAGATTCTGCTGGAATAGAAGATTTACTTTGCTCAGCAATGTTCAGCTGGCCAGTCAAACCCAGGCGATCGCCGTCGACGGAGACAGAATTTTCCACCAAACGCACCGAAGGAAAACGTAAAATAAAAGTACTTCCTTCCCCCGGTTGACTCTGCAAACTGATGCTTCCCCCCAATAATGCTGTTAACCGCTTGGTAATGGTCAAACCCAGGCCAGTGCCACCATATTTTCGGGTACTTTGTCCCTGACTTTGGGTAAAAACATCAAAAATCCGGCTTTGATCTTCCGGTGCAATGCCAATGCCTGTATCGGTAACTTCAATGGCCAAAGAAACATATTGATCGGATTTTTGAATGTGCGTGTCCTCTACACCAATGTAAACAAAAACTTGACCTGTATCAGTAAACTTAATCGCATTACCCACCAAGTTAAACAAAATCTGCCGCAGACGTACCGCGTCAAAATAAATTTCTTGGCTTAAACTGGCATCTAATTGAGTGATTAAAATTATCCCCTTATTCTCCGCTGTGTAGTCAAAAATTTGTTTAATTTCTACCAAGGTTGATTTTAGATTCACCGGCTCCTCATTAATAATTAATTTGCCAGCTTCAATTTTGGAAATATCTAAAATATCGTCAATGAGAACCAATAATACTTTACTGCTGGAGTTAATGGCATTGAGATAACTTTCGGTCTGAGCTGGGCTAATATTTTTCTGCAGGAGTAAATCACAAAAACCAAGAATAGCATTCATTGGGGTGCGGATTTCATGGCTAATATTGGCAAGAAACTCACTTTTAAAGCGATTGGCAAATTCCGCATTTTCTTTTGCTTTCCTCAGCTCTATTTCAATGTGTTGACGTTCTTCAATTTCCCCCGCTAGCTGCTTATTAATTGCTATTAATGTGTTGGTTCTTTCTGCCACCCTAACTTCTAGATTGTCCCGAGCTTGCTTAATAGTTTTAAATTGATTTTGTAGGGTTGTCAACATTTCATTAAAGTTTTCATTCAGCGTCACTACTTCGCTGACTTCACTGTGGAGTGCAACGGGAGTTAAGCCCTGGTATTGTAACTTGGCTGGGATGTCGGTGGTAATCTTAGCTAAAGTTAATAATGGCTTAGCAACTCGCTTACTAATGCCAATGGCAATTACTAGGCCTATCAGGGTCAAACACAATAGTAAGCCTAGTTTTTGTACGGAGTGACTTTGCAATTGTTCAACGCTTTCCTGGGCAGGTAAACCAATGATTAATTGCCAACCATTAATATTTTCTAAAGAGCTAATATGATAATAGTAGGAATTGCGCCAACGGAGGGTTGGATTTGCCGGTTGATCCGGATACCAATGGTAAGTATTTTCATCAAGATTGCGGATTTCTCCTGCTTGGAATGGTTGGTAAACTTCCAGAGGTAAAAGGTTTGCAATGGTACTGGCTACCACTTGATTTTTGCCATCGGTGAGGGTAATGCTTAGTTGATCATTAACCCGGTCTGCATATAAAAGATTTTCTGCTTTAGATAAATTTAAAGAGGCATTGACAAACCCTTGTAAACCATTGTCATTCATCAGGGGAATGGTGATGCTTATGTGAGGCTTAATATCGAGGCTAGTACGATGCAGTGGCGAAATTTTCATTCCTGGTTGGGCAAGGGAAAAATTAGCCACTTTTTGCGATTGAATCAAGCCTAAGCGTGATTGACCCACTTCATTGAACTCAGGGGAGCTGGCAATTATTTTTCCTTGGCGATCGCCGATGTAAATATAGCTGAAACCATCGAAAGCTTTTTGGGTAGTTTCCGTTTCCAGGGAGAGGAAGAATAACTGTTCATCATTTCCCCGATTAACTTCTGTTAACAGAGGCAGAATTTGTTCGGAAAAAATCTCTGCTCCCCTTAAATGATTTTGATACCAGTCTTGAATGGAATTTTGAACTGGAATAGATAATGAGGTTAAATTCTCTGCCATTTGCTTTTCCATTTCCAAAAAAGATTCCTGACCGTTAAATACGGTAACAAATAGTAGAGGAAAAAAGATAAATGCAACTAGTAGATTAAATAAAGTTTGTTCAAAAGATAATCTTTGCCAGCGGGGGTAAGTAGGTTTTAAAAGAACAGGAAGTGTTACATTTGTCAGCCCAAAACTAGTAATTAGAAAGCTGGCAATTAAGCTATTAAAAATGCCATTAGTTGCTTGTTTTAACGTTACCAAACGAGCCGGCACCGGGGTCATATTTAAGCCCCAATGATAAAAAATATAAACCAGAGGCATACCGATTAATAGCCAAAATAAACTATTAAGCAGCACCAAGTTCCTTTGCTTCTGACGTAACATGATTGCCACCACTAAGGCTTCGAGTAAAATTACCACTAATGCATAGCCATGGTGCCAAATTAATAGGGTGTAACTACCGGCGATCGCCGCACTAATTAAGCCCCAAAATAAGCCGAAGTAAACGATAACTAATAGGGTGGCAATACTACCAAAAAGAAAATCAACACCAAAGAATAAATGTAAGCGAAAGTAATTTCCCCCATAACCGGCTAACAGCAGACAGGGCAACAGCCAATATTTTTGCAACAAAGGGAGAATTTTACCCATGGAAAACTGAAGCTAAGGCTAGGGAATGGCAGGAGAACGGCGGTAAAGAATCACCTCATTGTCTTGATATTCTGGCGCAAAAGCTGGGTCTTCGCTCACCTGTTGGGCTAATGTTTCTACGGTGCCCTGGGAATTTTCCCAACCGGCATAGTTTATCTGTAACAACACCGCATCAAAACGGTTTAAATCAAAGGGTGCTTCCGCTTCGATGGCTAATTCCAAGTCCGGTCGATGGCTGAGGTGAGCAGCAATGTGGGGGGAAGTCAACACTCGATCGCCTGGTTGAACCAACTGCACCGCCGCCTGTAAATTTTCTAACTGCCCCCAATGTTGCCAGTATCTCCCGAAAAAGTAGGTGTATTTGCCCAGGGCTAAAAAGGCGATCATCGTCCAGAGAATAATCCAGCGGGGTTGCTTGAGCCAACTACTGCCCCGGTACCAATGGGTCATCACCACCAATAATAAAAAGGGCAAGATGGGAATGGCATATTGATGAATTAAATCTTTTTGGGGTAAATAATCGGTAACCAGATTAATAAACAGAGCTGGAATAGCTGGGATAAACATAGCCCAAGCTCTACCCCAAATGCCCCAAATTACGGGTGCGGTTAATAGGACTAAATAAAATAAATTATCCAGGGTAAATAATGCCCCTAAAACAATTTGGGGTTTCAACACTAAGTTGATGATAATTTCTAGCACCGAATCGCCGAGAAAACTATAACGGCCCACCGCCGCCGCTTCTTCGCCGCTAAAAGCAGGAATAATCCCCTTAGTGGCAATGATAAACCAGGCTAAACCGGTCACTGTGGCAACTAATCCCATCAATCTTTTTCTTTCCCAAATCAGCAACCAAATGCCCAACATAAACACGGTTAGGGAAAGCACTGCTTTACTAGCTAAAATGACAATTAAACTAATGACAAAAATTGTCCATTTATTAGCCCTGGCACTCCACACCGCCCAGAGTAAGGCCGGTAAGGCCACCACCTCCGTATGGAAATCAAACAAATTAACATTAAAAATTAGGGGATATAGACCATAAACCAAAGCCATGGTTAAACTTTCTTTTTCCCCTAACCCCGTTTGTTTTGCCAATTGCCAGGTAGGCCAAGCCCCCAGAGCCAAGGCGATCGCCTGAATAAGAAATAACCAATAAACAGAAGGATAAATTTTATAAAAAATCGCCAGGGGATAGACCAAAAAGGCGGCGTGGTCCCCCAAAATATGAAAGCCCCGAAAGGAAACCCGGGGATATTCCCCTTGGCTAATCAGGTAAATGGACTGATCGAAAAAGCCCAAATCCAAAGCGGTGGACTGGAAAAGCCAATGGCGCACCGTGGCACAGATAAAGAAAATAAGGGCACCGATCGCCATGCCAATTAGCAGGGGACGGGGGAGAATAACTTGCTCAACGGGGGACTGATTTCCTTCCATGGGGGATAATGCGGGGTGAAAAATGCCCAAAACTCCCCCAAGATTAGCAAACCCTGGCCCAGGTTCAATTTCCCGGAACGGCGATCGCCAAAGGGAATTTAAGTGGGGAGTAGGATGGAACCAGGGACAGTATCAGCTCACCAAGTCAGGAGGTGTGAACGGTGGCCACAGCCCAGGTGCTATGTTTTGGCGAAATGTTGTTTGATTGTCTGGCCGACCAGTTGGGGCAACCGTTGGAATCGGTGCATTCCTGGACTAATTATCCCGGTGGTGCTCCCGCCAATGTGGCCTGCGCTTTGGTTAAACAGGGAGTTTCCTCCACCTTCATTGGCCGTTTGGGGATGGACAGGGCAGGGCAAGAATTAAAAAGTGTTCTCCAGCGATGCCAAGTAAATCTGGATGGCCTCCAAATTGACCCCCAGCGACCCACCCGTTTAGTTTACGTTACCCGCACATTGGACGGCGATCGCCATTTTGCTGGATTTGGGCAATACTCCACCGGGGATTTTGCGGACACTGCCGTAGATCCCAGCTTGATCCCTGAATCTTTATTTGCATCCGCTCAATATCTAGTAATGGGCACCATTGCCCTGGCCTATCCCGACAGTCGGGCCGCCACGGAGCGCATAGTAGCCTTCGCAGAACAGCATCAGGTAAAGATTTTTTTAGACATCAATTGGCGATCGGTCTTTTGGCAGGATGAGGCAGAAGCAAAGGAACGCATTCAAGCCCTGATTCCCCAGGCCGAAATTTTGAAATGCACCGACGAAGAAGCGGTCTGGCTCTTTGGTCGCCAAGATCCTGTCACCATCCACGACAAGTTTCCCCATCTCCAAGGGGTGCTAGTGACCGCGGGAGAAAAGGGTTGTGCCTATTCCTTGGGCGAAAACTACGGGGAAATTCCAGCGTTTAAAGTCAATGTGCAGGATACCACCGGCGCAGGGGATAATTTTGTGGCGGGATTTTTAGCCCAGGCCCTTACCCATGGGGAAAAGTTATTTACAGATAGCAATCTCAGTCGCCAGGCTGTGACCTATGCCAGTGCCATGGGAGCTTTAACCACCCTCCATCCAGGGGCGATCGCCAAATAATCATTGCCCATCAAAATGAAGTAATTGCAGATGAAACTTGAAAACTCAAGGTTAATGGGCCAAAATCTTCTACATATCATTATCTCGGAGAAGTTTATACAAAGTTTTTTATACAACTTCACCGCTCTCCAAAAAAGAAATCATGGCCAAATCCTTAACAGAAAAATCTTCCATCGAAGAAATTCGAGCACGGTTCGATGCAGATGTGGAAAGATTCTCCAATCTTGAAACAGGACAAGTCACCACCATTGACGCTCCCCTATCCATGGAGCTAATAACCCAGGCCGCCATTGCCGCCACACCAAAGATTGAGCGCATCTTGGACATAGGGTGTGGAGCGGGAAATAACACAATCCGCCTGGTTAGGGAATATAAGGGAAATTTTGCCTGTGATCTTTGTGACGTTAGTCAACCCATGCTGGAACGGGCAAAACAGCGTCTTTCTCAGGAAACAAACGATGAAATACGTCTTTTTGAGGGAGATTTCCGAAGTATTCAATTTGAAGAATCCAGTTACGATGTTATTATCGCCGCCGCAGTGCTCCATCATTTACGGGATAATGCCGACTGGGAGAACGCCTTCAAGAAAATTTACGGATTGTTGCGTCCCGGAGGTAGTTTTTGGATCACAGATTTAGTAATCCAAGAATCCGCTGCCGTTGATGCCTTGATGTGGCAAAGGTATGGCTCCTATCTTGAAGATTTAAAAGGAGCAGAATATCGGGAAAAAGTATTTGAATACATTGACAAGGAAGATTCCCCCCGTCCTCTAACCTTTCAGCTTGAACTTATGCGGCAGGTTGGCTTTCAATCCGTTGAAGTACTGCACAAAAATTCCTGTTTCGCCGCCTTTGGTGCCATTAAAGGAAAATAATCGGATAAGGCGATCGGTAATTAATCATTGCTATAGTCATTGGGAGATAATACGCAGCTCAATCCACAAGGTCAGCCAAGGTTGAGTTCTGAGTGAGCGGCGGCAAGATCTATCGGCAGTTTACTCCAGCCATATTTTTAGGTCGCTTTCACAGATCGCTCCTCCCAAGTTGCAACCAAAAATGCTGCCATTGAACCGGCTAAATTAACGGCAAGTGTAGCGTGCCGAGGAGAGGGTTTGACAGCTTTTTTGCCTCTACCATGAGCATCGCTTAGCCTATTTCGTAAAGTACCAAGCCCTTGAATTACTGACTCACAACCACCAAGAATTTGCTTAAAGATCTTTTCTTGATGCTGTTCAGGAGCCATATTAAGTTGTTTAGCAGTTTCTTTATAAAGTTTAGGCAAATCATCTTTATAGCTGTGAGCAATACCTGCTTCATCCAAAATATGTTTGCAGACTGATTCAATTAATGTGCGTGCCATAGTAATTGCTGCTTCTGGATCTTCACTACGCCGCTCAAGAGCTTTTTGCCAAGCAATGTGAACGTGTTCAATATCGAAATCGACAAGAATCGCAGAAATGTCGTCATCTGCTGGATGAGCTTCAATAACATTTTGCTCTAAAAAATTAATTAATGAACTAAATTTTTCCCATATGAACATCCTTCGTTCTTGGTAGGTATCAAAGCTTCCTTTAATGAAACCCCAAAATTTTGAGAGTTCATCGTAAGTCTTCACAAATTGAGGAAGACGATCTCTGACAGTGGGATCTCTTAATAATTTTAAACGGAGTTCACTGTACTTTTCCTCACTGGCATTACTATCTGTGGCGCGAGCAATTAATATATCTTGTAGTTGTCGTACTTTGTCTAATTTTCCCAAAAGTATTGTCATCGTTTCCAAAAGCTGAATTCTAAAATGTGCTAACCCAAGTTGTCCAACAACAGTCAAGTTAACACCAAAAGTCTATAGATAACCCCAAACAACAGCCTTAACCATTAACCACGTAACATTTTATCTCTATTGATTATACAAAAACTTTCCATGTGATGTTTCAAATTGAGTGATTGCAGAAAAACTTTATGTAATGCTTGAAATTATGGCGATCGCCAGTGAAACAGGTATTGGTTTATGATTCTTTGAATAGGACTAGTCATAATCTGATTCTTGCTGGTCTAAGGCCAAGAATAACTCCTCAGCATTTAAGCTTAAATCTTCGTCTGTCAAGGGTAGAGAATCAAAATGAGCTATTCGCCTGAAGATTTCCAATGCTATCTTTCTTTGTTCTATATTGGGTAACTTGTCAAAGTTATTAAGAATTTCTTGAGCTAAGGCAGTCATAGAATTATACTGAACACCTACTTTAAAGCCTAGCATAGTTGCCAGAACGTAAGCATATTTCCTTAGAATCGCTGCCAACATTGGTTTAAGGACATTTAACCTGTTCAAATAGGGTAATCGCAGGAAAATTTCCATGTAATACGTGAAATCATGGCGATCGCCATTTTGCTGGGTTTGGGGAATA containing:
- the fetB gene encoding iron export ABC transporter permease subunit FetB, whose protein sequence is MEHALIELDWADIGWMLGLLGTAIALLQWQGLNLTGQLLWAGGRTILQLIVVGYFLAVVFSLDNAGAVLLVLAIMLTIAAVVARNRINPRSQSLFGWLWLSLGASTAISLGYALVVIIQPPQWYSPQYLIPLTGMILGQTMNSASLAGERLASAIQQNPREIETHLCLGASPGQAIANYRRDAIRASLIPTINQMMVVGLVSLPGMLTGQVLAGGDPLNASVYQILIMFLILLTNTLSTIAVTAAVYRQYFNQYQQLLV
- the rnc gene encoding ribonuclease III, which encodes MNHPDLPAIGDPQLKLEALTHGSYSNEHPGTPSYDRLEFLGDAVLGFLVGQILFERYPHFTEAELSRLRAQLVNQNQLAYLARFLEIGPEIRLSRSLARDDGQDNPSILADVFESWLGASFLDAGLETVRDFVEELFIPILEQWEQSQDGRSPKPSPTVDIKNMLQQWALEKTKQLPEYTLIDTAGPPHAREFTFTVSVSGKVQGKGSGPSKQMATKQAALDALKNLGLL
- the psb27 gene encoding photosystem II protein Psb27 encodes the protein MMSFLKNQLSRLLALVLVVTIGLTACDSGTGLTGNYSQDTLTVIATLREAVDLPQDAPNRQELQDTARAQINDYISRYRRKGNAGGLKSFTTMQTALNSLAGYYTSYGARPIPEKLKKRLQLEFTQAERSIERGV
- a CDS encoding hybrid sensor histidine kinase/response regulator is translated as MGKILPLLQKYWLLPCLLLAGYGGNYFRLHLFFGVDFLFGSIATLLVIVYFGLFWGLISAAIAGSYTLLIWHHGYALVVILLEALVVAIMLRQKQRNLVLLNSLFWLLIGMPLVYIFYHWGLNMTPVPARLVTLKQATNGIFNSLIASFLITSFGLTNVTLPVLLKPTYPRWQRLSFEQTLFNLLVAFIFFPLLFVTVFNGQESFLEMEKQMAENLTSLSIPVQNSIQDWYQNHLRGAEIFSEQILPLLTEVNRGNDEQLFFLSLETETTQKAFDGFSYIYIGDRQGKIIASSPEFNEVGQSRLGLIQSQKVANFSLAQPGMKISPLHRTSLDIKPHISITIPLMNDNGLQGFVNASLNLSKAENLLYADRVNDQLSITLTDGKNQVVASTIANLLPLEVYQPFQAGEIRNLDENTYHWYPDQPANPTLRWRNSYYYHISSLENINGWQLIIGLPAQESVEQLQSHSVQKLGLLLCLTLIGLVIAIGISKRVAKPLLTLAKITTDIPAKLQYQGLTPVALHSEVSEVVTLNENFNEMLTTLQNQFKTIKQARDNLEVRVAERTNTLIAINKQLAGEIEERQHIEIELRKAKENAEFANRFKSEFLANISHEIRTPMNAILGFCDLLLQKNISPAQTESYLNAINSSSKVLLVLIDDILDISKIEAGKLIINEEPVNLKSTLVEIKQIFDYTAENKGIILITQLDASLSQEIYFDAVRLRQILFNLVGNAIKFTDTGQVFVYIGVEDTHIQKSDQYVSLAIEVTDTGIGIAPEDQSRIFDVFTQSQGQSTRKYGGTGLGLTITKRLTALLGGSISLQSQPGEGSTFILRFPSVRLVENSVSVDGDRLGLTGQLNIAEQSKSSIPAESFPESIDNALLTQPTAVPLLTPGQREQLISLLTEQENEIWQSLRHTLISRQLRNFGDRLRKLGKEHHWDGLEAYGHEIIKALENFDSRHLEKLMGEFPQYRASLMEIPPITPTERV
- a CDS encoding DUF2079 domain-containing protein encodes the protein MEGNQSPVEQVILPRPLLIGMAIGALIFFICATVRHWLFQSTALDLGFFDQSIYLISQGEYPRVSFRGFHILGDHAAFLVYPLAIFYKIYPSVYWLFLIQAIALALGAWPTWQLAKQTGLGEKESLTMALVYGLYPLIFNVNLFDFHTEVVALPALLWAVWSARANKWTIFVISLIVILASKAVLSLTVFMLGIWLLIWERKRLMGLVATVTGLAWFIIATKGIIPAFSGEEAAAVGRYSFLGDSVLEIIINLVLKPQIVLGALFTLDNLFYLVLLTAPVIWGIWGRAWAMFIPAIPALFINLVTDYLPQKDLIHQYAIPILPFLLLVVMTHWYRGSSWLKQPRWIILWTMIAFLALGKYTYFFGRYWQHWGQLENLQAAVQLVQPGDRVLTSPHIAAHLSHRPDLELAIEAEAPFDLNRFDAVLLQINYAGWENSQGTVETLAQQVSEDPAFAPEYQDNEVILYRRSPAIP
- a CDS encoding carbohydrate kinase, with amino-acid sequence MATAQVLCFGEMLFDCLADQLGQPLESVHSWTNYPGGAPANVACALVKQGVSSTFIGRLGMDRAGQELKSVLQRCQVNLDGLQIDPQRPTRLVYVTRTLDGDRHFAGFGQYSTGDFADTAVDPSLIPESLFASAQYLVMGTIALAYPDSRAATERIVAFAEQHQVKIFLDINWRSVFWQDEAEAKERIQALIPQAEILKCTDEEAVWLFGRQDPVTIHDKFPHLQGVLVTAGEKGCAYSLGENYGEIPAFKVNVQDTTGAGDNFVAGFLAQALTHGEKLFTDSNLSRQAVTYASAMGALTTLHPGAIAK
- a CDS encoding class I SAM-dependent methyltransferase codes for the protein MAKSLTEKSSIEEIRARFDADVERFSNLETGQVTTIDAPLSMELITQAAIAATPKIERILDIGCGAGNNTIRLVREYKGNFACDLCDVSQPMLERAKQRLSQETNDEIRLFEGDFRSIQFEESSYDVIIAAAVLHHLRDNADWENAFKKIYGLLRPGGSFWITDLVIQESAAVDALMWQRYGSYLEDLKGAEYREKVFEYIDKEDSPRPLTFQLELMRQVGFQSVEVLHKNSCFAAFGAIKGK
- a CDS encoding abortive infection family protein, which gives rise to MTVVGQLGLAHFRIQLLETMTILLGKLDKVRQLQDILIARATDSNASEEKYSELRLKLLRDPTVRDRLPQFVKTYDELSKFWGFIKGSFDTYQERRMFIWEKFSSLINFLEQNVIEAHPADDDISAILVDFDIEHVHIAWQKALERRSEDPEAAITMARTLIESVCKHILDEAGIAHSYKDDLPKLYKETAKQLNMAPEQHQEKIFKQILGGCESVIQGLGTLRNRLSDAHGRGKKAVKPSPRHATLAVNLAGSMAAFLVATWEERSVKAT